A genomic stretch from Chloroflexota bacterium includes:
- a CDS encoding class I SAM-dependent methyltransferase, whose amino-acid sequence MTDDLLWRQLKAMPAFRGLLRAVEAKFYDGLTLPEPALDLGCGDGHFASETFDRPLAAGIDPWWLPLKEARARNAYKVLAQADGTRLPFPAQHFASAVSNSVLEHIPELDPVLADLNRVLKPGATFIFCSPSDYFLEFLSISHFLRQVGLRGLAEMYERFFNRISRHHHCDSPDVWRERLARAGFAVERHWYYFSPGAHAALEWGHYLGLPAAVAKTLTGRWILWPSRANLWLTEKLLRRFFEEGKQEKGAYIFFVTKKIHNAP is encoded by the coding sequence ATGACTGATGATCTGCTCTGGCGACAACTCAAAGCCATGCCCGCCTTTCGCGGCTTGCTGAGAGCGGTCGAAGCGAAGTTTTACGATGGCCTGACCCTGCCCGAACCGGCGCTCGACCTCGGCTGTGGCGACGGCCACTTTGCTTCCGAAACGTTCGACCGCCCCCTCGCCGCCGGAATCGATCCCTGGTGGTTGCCGCTCAAAGAGGCCCGGGCGCGCAACGCTTACAAAGTTCTGGCTCAGGCCGACGGTACCCGACTGCCGTTTCCGGCCCAGCACTTCGCCAGCGCCGTCAGCAATTCGGTGCTGGAACACATCCCGGAGCTGGACCCGGTGCTGGCCGATCTCAACCGGGTGCTCAAGCCGGGCGCTACCTTCATCTTTTGTTCGCCGAGTGACTACTTCCTGGAGTTTCTATCCATCTCGCACTTTCTGCGGCAGGTAGGACTTCGCGGACTTGCAGAAATGTACGAACGGTTCTTTAATCGTATCTCCAGACATCACCACTGCGATTCGCCCGATGTATGGCGTGAACGGCTAGCCCGGGCCGGCTTTGCCGTTGAACGCCACTGGTATTATTTTTCGCCCGGCGCGCACGCCGCCCTGGAGTGGGGGCATTATCTTGGCCTGCCCGCCGCCGTTGCCAAAACGCTCACTGGCCGCTGGATACTCTGGCCCAGCCGCGCCAACCTGTGGCTGACCGAAAAACTCCTGCGACGCTTCTTTGAAGAAGGCAAGCAGGAGAAGGGCGCGTATATATTTTTTGTGACGAAGAAAATTCACAATGCGCCATAA
- a CDS encoding glycosyltransferase family 4 protein: MKILVALTYYRPHVSGLTIYVERLSRALARRGHAVTVLTSHYEPSLPLNEMMDGVRVVRAPVLARVSKGVLMPTLTFLATKYMWQNDALSLHLPQLDASGIATRAKLLNKPSILTYHSDLLLPPSFVNRVASTVVNASNHAAAKLCDAISAYTDDFAKHSPYLSKYLHKVRVIAPPVEIPEPDEEEVHGFVERYGLHGKTVLGLAGRFAAEKGIEYLLEALPGIMTKYPNVVVVHAGPREAIGESAYLRKLEPLLEKYRDHYVHVGTLNAKGMAAFFKACHVTTLPSINSTETFGLVQIESMMCGTPVVASDLPGVRQPTTMTGMGRVASICDSVALAEAILDVLDHREKYLRPRAEIADVFSPDAVAARYEALFEELKHRRN, encoded by the coding sequence ATGAAGATTCTGGTCGCGCTGACTTATTATCGCCCGCACGTCTCGGGTCTGACGATCTACGTCGAGCGCCTGTCGCGGGCGTTGGCCCGGCGCGGTCACGCCGTCACCGTGCTCACCTCACATTACGAGCCGAGCCTGCCGCTGAATGAGATGATGGACGGCGTGCGGGTGGTGCGCGCCCCAGTGCTGGCCCGCGTGAGCAAAGGCGTGCTCATGCCCACCCTGACCTTTCTGGCGACCAAGTATATGTGGCAGAACGACGCCCTCAGCCTGCACCTGCCGCAACTCGACGCCAGCGGCATCGCCACCCGCGCCAAACTTCTCAACAAGCCCAGCATCCTCACTTATCACTCCGACTTGCTTCTGCCGCCGTCGTTTGTCAACCGTGTGGCGAGCACGGTGGTGAACGCCAGCAACCATGCCGCCGCGAAACTGTGCGACGCCATCTCGGCCTACACCGACGACTTTGCCAAACACTCACCTTATCTCTCGAAGTATCTCCACAAAGTGCGTGTCATCGCCCCGCCGGTTGAAATTCCCGAACCGGATGAGGAAGAGGTTCATGGTTTCGTGGAACGTTACGGCCTGCACGGCAAAACCGTGCTTGGCCTCGCCGGGCGTTTTGCGGCTGAGAAAGGCATCGAATACTTGCTCGAGGCTTTGCCGGGCATCATGACGAAGTATCCAAATGTTGTCGTCGTTCACGCCGGGCCGCGTGAGGCAATTGGCGAGTCGGCCTACTTGCGAAAGCTGGAGCCATTGCTGGAAAAGTATCGCGACCACTACGTTCACGTCGGCACCCTCAACGCCAAAGGGATGGCCGCCTTCTTCAAGGCTTGTCACGTCACAACTTTGCCCAGCATCAACAGCACCGAAACGTTTGGCCTGGTGCAGATCGAGTCCATGATGTGCGGCACGCCGGTCGTCGCCAGCGACTTGCCGGGTGTGCGCCAGCCGACGACGATGACGGGCATGGGCCGGGTCGCGTCCATTTGTGACTCGGTTGCCCTGGCCGAAGCCATCCTCGACGTGCTGGATCATCGCGAGAAGTACCTCCGGCCCCGGGCCGAGATTGCCGATGTGTTTTCGCCCGATGCCGTGGCCGCCCGGTACGAAGCCCTCTTTGAAGAACTGAAACATCGCCGCAACTGA
- a CDS encoding glycosyltransferase family 39 protein, translating to MTLWDAYLILLSRLGLAPRPTAADGLPVELPAFESLRSAPVLRPARQPIDLTRQLNLARWLGLPLGIAFALTGQWSLSQNREALGQGVLLLAIGLVIFAVVVWRESLDLRSAPAETLPLLDLAPQVETRVRWGVAALALLWSGLTYFFLKNNDFNIFGRLSWAMSLIAWVAAFWQGPLGLKLNWHLLWERLWRGEFNLRLTNKLFLFLLVLAVSAGFRFANLNSVPVEMTSDHVEKLRDVNDILSNGVRPIFEASNGGREPMEFYLAAIAANVLPTGLSHLTLKLLTSLVGFLTLPFIFLLAREIADDDWIAILTMLAAGIGWWPNAISRNGLRFPFAPFFGTLALWLIIRALKRQSRNDMLLAGLAIGLGLYGYTPIRVVPLAAAVAFGLYALHHWNRAQAAKLAAWLGMAALIIVAAFVPMIRYAADAPQDFWRRTLTRVVGDTGAETPPTLSRFLSNEWNSLRMFSWTADSAWLVSPAGQPALDWVMGGLFALGVLYLLYRYVRRRHWLDLFLLISIPVLLLPSTMALAFPIENPSLHRSGVAIPVVFLIVALPLRLLVEHSQSLITGWRGRLVGLGLVGALVFLSAQNNWDILFVNYAQQYRDSVQNASELGALVKSWAESVGSYDTVFIRAYPYWVDTRSVGIYAGQFGWDNAILDAAKLGDMVNDPRPKLYILNRHDAESIALLRQIYPQGKLAYRASTFHDKDFVTFFVPGIVDFDETTIPLPN from the coding sequence ATGACTCTCTGGGACGCTTACCTCATCCTCCTCTCCCGTCTCGGGCTGGCCCCGCGGCCCACCGCCGCCGACGGCTTGCCTGTGGAACTGCCAGCGTTCGAGTCGCTTCGCTCCGCGCCCGTCCTGCGTCCCGCGCGCCAGCCTATCGATCTCACCCGGCAACTTAATCTGGCCCGCTGGCTCGGCCTGCCGCTGGGGATCGCCTTTGCCCTGACTGGGCAGTGGAGCCTCTCGCAGAACCGCGAAGCGCTGGGGCAGGGCGTCCTCCTGCTGGCAATTGGCCTCGTCATTTTTGCCGTCGTCGTCTGGCGCGAATCTTTGGATTTGCGATCAGCGCCTGCCGAGACGTTGCCTCTTCTCGATCTCGCGCCGCAAGTGGAGACTCGCGTCCGCTGGGGCGTGGCCGCGCTGGCTTTGTTGTGGAGCGGCCTGACCTACTTCTTCCTCAAGAACAACGATTTCAACATCTTTGGCCGGCTCAGTTGGGCCATGAGTCTGATCGCCTGGGTCGCCGCCTTCTGGCAGGGGCCGCTGGGCCTTAAGTTGAACTGGCACTTGTTGTGGGAACGATTGTGGCGCGGCGAGTTCAACCTTCGCCTTACGAACAAGCTCTTCTTGTTCCTCCTTGTGCTGGCCGTCTCTGCCGGGTTTCGCTTTGCCAACCTGAACAGCGTGCCGGTGGAGATGACGAGCGATCACGTCGAGAAACTTCGCGATGTGAACGACATTTTGAGCAACGGCGTCCGCCCGATCTTTGAGGCCAGCAATGGCGGGCGCGAGCCGATGGAGTTTTATCTGGCCGCCATTGCCGCCAACGTCTTGCCCACCGGCCTCTCGCACCTCACCCTCAAACTGCTCACCTCCCTCGTCGGCTTCCTCACCCTGCCGTTCATCTTCCTGCTCGCCCGCGAAATCGCGGACGACGATTGGATCGCAATCCTGACGATGCTGGCCGCCGGGATCGGCTGGTGGCCCAATGCCATCAGCCGCAACGGCCTGCGCTTCCCGTTCGCGCCGTTCTTTGGCACACTGGCCTTGTGGCTCATCATCCGCGCCCTCAAGCGCCAGAGCCGAAATGATATGTTGCTGGCCGGGCTGGCGATTGGCCTCGGGTTGTATGGCTACACGCCGATCCGGGTCGTGCCGCTGGCGGCGGCAGTGGCTTTTGGGCTGTATGCGCTTCATCACTGGAACAGGGCGCAGGCCGCGAAGCTCGCCGCCTGGCTGGGCATGGCGGCGCTGATCATCGTGGCCGCGTTCGTGCCTATGATTCGTTACGCCGCCGATGCGCCGCAGGACTTCTGGCGGCGTACCCTCACCCGCGTCGTCGGCGACACCGGCGCAGAAACGCCGCCCACCTTGAGCCGGTTCCTATCGAACGAGTGGAATTCACTCCGCATGTTCTCGTGGACGGCAGACTCGGCCTGGCTGGTTAGCCCGGCAGGCCAGCCGGCGCTGGACTGGGTCATGGGTGGCCTGTTTGCCCTTGGCGTCCTTTACCTGCTCTATCGTTACGTTCGCCGCCGCCACTGGCTGGACTTGTTCCTGCTGATTTCGATTCCGGTGCTGTTGTTGCCGTCCACGATGGCCCTGGCCTTTCCCATCGAGAACCCGTCGCTTCACCGGTCGGGGGTGGCGATCCCGGTCGTATTTTTAATAGTGGCGCTTCCCCTGCGTCTGTTGGTAGAACACAGTCAATCGCTTATCACCGGGTGGCGAGGCCGTTTAGTCGGCCTGGGGCTGGTCGGCGCGCTGGTCTTTCTCTCGGCGCAGAACAATTGGGACATCCTCTTCGTCAACTATGCGCAGCAATATCGGGACTCGGTGCAGAACGCCTCCGAGTTGGGGGCGCTGGTAAAATCGTGGGCCGAGTCGGTTGGCTCTTACGACACCGTCTTCATTCGCGCTTATCCATATTGGGTGGACACGCGGTCGGTAGGCATTTATGCCGGGCAGTTCGGGTGGGACAACGCCATTCTGGATGCCGCCAAGTTGGGCGACATGGTGAACGACCCGCGTCCGAAGTTGTATATTTTGAACCGGCACGATGCCGAGAGCATTGCCCTCTTGCGGCAAATTTATCCGCAGGGCAAACTGGCGTATCGCGCCTCGACGTTTCACGACAAGGATTTTGTGACATTCTTTGTGCCGGGTATCGTGGACTTTGACGAGACCACAATCCCTCTGCCGAATTAA